One Halobaculum roseum DNA segment encodes these proteins:
- a CDS encoding type II toxin-antitoxin system RelE family toxin — MTDVEYTEQALDHLDGLDPQVADRVMNKVGEATEWTEHRLESLSGYPYYKLRAGDYRAIITWDRGADLIRVEAVGHRRNIYDRHLPP; from the coding sequence ATGACTGATGTCGAGTACACCGAACAGGCCCTCGACCACTTGGACGGCCTCGACCCGCAGGTCGCCGACCGTGTGATGAACAAAGTGGGCGAGGCGACCGAGTGGACCGAGCACCGCCTGGAGTCGCTTTCCGGATATCCCTACTACAAGCTCCGGGCGGGAGACTACCGGGCTATCATCACCTGGGATCGCGGCGCCGATCTCATCCGCGTGGAGGCCGTCGGGCACCGGCGAAACATCTATGACCGGCACCTCCCGCCGTGA
- a CDS encoding adenosylcobinamide amidohydrolase, which yields MGFETAVSEAVLRLRRPDTRWLSTGFDGGFAEASTAYNVSVPEGWERTDLDAYVAGRLDAAGFASPGDDPAGPALLTGVDMGHARVARAGPVVAVATAGVSNPAALPMDAAAVAGGDGSDGVPARADESPRVDAADRPGRGTVNVLVATTRRLDDGALANLVAVAAEAKAATLLSATGFPGTTTDAVVAGSARDGEPAAFSGSATPVGSAARACVRDAVRASLDSRYAAGDVPLPDSVDDAEYGVVTDRETEVTRP from the coding sequence GTGGGCTTTGAAACCGCCGTCTCCGAGGCGGTTCTGCGCCTGCGGCGCCCCGACACGCGCTGGCTCTCGACGGGGTTCGACGGGGGGTTCGCCGAGGCGTCGACGGCGTACAACGTCTCGGTCCCCGAGGGGTGGGAGCGGACCGACCTCGACGCGTACGTCGCGGGGCGGCTCGACGCCGCCGGGTTCGCGAGCCCGGGAGACGACCCCGCGGGCCCGGCGCTCCTGACGGGGGTCGACATGGGCCACGCGCGGGTCGCGCGCGCCGGCCCGGTCGTCGCGGTCGCGACCGCGGGGGTGTCGAACCCCGCGGCGCTCCCGATGGACGCCGCCGCGGTCGCGGGCGGCGACGGGTCCGACGGCGTCCCCGCCCGAGCGGACGAGTCGCCCCGCGTCGACGCCGCCGACCGCCCGGGTCGCGGCACGGTGAACGTCCTCGTCGCGACGACGCGGCGCCTCGACGACGGCGCGCTCGCGAACCTCGTCGCGGTCGCCGCCGAGGCGAAGGCGGCGACGCTGCTGTCGGCGACGGGGTTCCCGGGGACGACGACCGACGCGGTCGTCGCCGGCAGCGCCCGCGACGGCGAGCCCGCGGCGTTCTCGGGGAGCGCGACGCCCGTGGGCAGCGCCGCGCGGGCGTGCGTCCGCGACGCGGTCCGCGCGAGCCTCGACTCGCGGTACGCCGCCGGCGACGTGCCGCTGCCCGACTCCGTCGACGACGCGGAGTACGGCGTCGTCACCGACCGCGAGACGGAGGTGACGCGGCCGTGA
- the artA gene encoding archaeosortase A, whose translation MASIYTDLLGWVVIATFLAGAGVEYVRRNRVGDDAGALATLRGRLDTPETPPERTLATAGWVLFAAFWLALFPHFAFTQKSYVEGVLSLLAVPACLYAGWLLWNGRDSLLVLSRAVAAMGVVYFPFESIEVLKRTLILVVTEQTGWAMAQFGYEPALVEGPILGYQNAYRFVTADGHGLLFEVVLACTGLGSMAIFAGLIAAVRAPLGRKLRALAVSIPIIWLLNIARTTFIGITFGNQYLQLFVDEVLFLFGSSDPYMVSFFLSDRVISQVLAVVALVGITYLVVRELPELVTVIEDVLYMITKEEYDLLESLDLPREPVRADGGVSEAPDDPNEP comes from the coding sequence ATGGCGAGCATCTACACCGACCTGCTGGGGTGGGTGGTGATCGCGACGTTCCTCGCGGGCGCGGGCGTCGAGTACGTCCGACGCAACCGCGTCGGCGACGACGCGGGCGCGCTGGCGACCCTCCGAGGCCGCCTCGACACACCCGAGACCCCGCCCGAGCGCACGCTCGCGACCGCGGGGTGGGTGCTGTTCGCCGCCTTCTGGCTCGCGCTGTTCCCGCACTTCGCGTTCACGCAGAAGAGCTACGTCGAGGGGGTGCTCTCGCTGCTCGCGGTCCCCGCGTGTCTGTACGCCGGGTGGCTGCTGTGGAACGGCCGCGACTCGCTGCTGGTGCTCTCGCGGGCGGTCGCCGCGATGGGCGTCGTCTACTTCCCGTTCGAGTCGATCGAGGTGCTCAAGCGGACGCTGATCCTCGTCGTCACCGAACAGACCGGCTGGGCGATGGCGCAGTTCGGCTACGAGCCCGCGCTGGTCGAGGGGCCGATCCTCGGGTATCAGAACGCCTACCGGTTCGTCACCGCCGACGGACACGGCCTCCTGTTCGAGGTCGTCCTCGCGTGCACCGGGCTGGGGAGCATGGCGATCTTCGCGGGGCTCATCGCCGCGGTGCGCGCCCCCCTCGGCCGGAAGCTGCGCGCGCTGGCCGTCTCCATCCCGATCATCTGGCTGCTCAACATCGCCCGAACCACGTTCATCGGGATCACCTTCGGCAACCAGTACCTCCAGCTGTTCGTCGACGAGGTGCTGTTCCTGTTCGGCTCCTCGGACCCGTACATGGTGTCGTTCTTCCTCTCCGATCGGGTCATCTCGCAGGTGCTCGCGGTCGTCGCGCTCGTCGGGATCACCTACCTCGTCGTCCGCGAACTCCCCGAACTCGTCACCGTGATCGAGGACGTGCTGTACATGATCACGAAGGAGGAGTACGACCTGCTGGAGTCGCTTGATCTTCCGAGAGAGCCGGTTCGAGCCGACGGCGGCGTGTCCGAAGCTCCCGACGACCCTAACGAGCCGTAG
- a CDS encoding ribbon-helix-helix domain-containing protein: protein MSTDTNAGDDRMEKINVRVPESLLQRIDEEWERRGYSSKSEAIRDALRDWVNPPATLSEETLADLEESRDQVERGETVSAEEARERLGLDD, encoded by the coding sequence ATGAGCACCGACACGAACGCCGGTGACGACCGGATGGAGAAGATCAACGTCCGCGTCCCGGAGAGCCTGCTGCAGCGTATCGACGAGGAATGGGAACGCCGCGGGTACTCCAGCAAGTCCGAGGCCATCCGTGACGCGCTGCGCGACTGGGTGAACCCACCGGCGACGCTGTCCGAAGAGACGCTCGCCGACCTGGAGGAGAGTCGCGATCAGGTGGAACGGGGCGAGACGGTGTCGGCAGAGGAGGCCCGCGAGCGGCTGGGGCTGGATGACTGA
- a CDS encoding cob(I)yrinic acid a,c-diamide adenosyltransferase — protein sequence MTDQNTADDDGTRTDDREEDHNETPRARTPGKGVTPAARDIEPAAPEEFGLVQTWWGDGKGKTTAALGMAFRAAGHGYRVHLLQFMKGGADSVEDVRGEYNAIAALPGISYENSGHYGWHGMADGSDETDHAARAAAGFERARELVDGWSEVDLTEPLPLDGDPEDGAHMLVLDEMVYAANRELVDPDDLLELIESKPDPLELVLTGGHEEPEYLREASDLITNVRKVKHPFDDGHRARKGTEY from the coding sequence ATGACCGACCAGAACACCGCGGACGACGACGGAACCCGTACCGACGACCGAGAGGAGGACCACAACGAGACCCCCCGCGCCCGGACGCCGGGGAAGGGCGTCACCCCTGCCGCCCGCGACATCGAGCCCGCCGCGCCCGAGGAGTTCGGGCTGGTGCAGACGTGGTGGGGCGACGGGAAGGGGAAGACGACGGCCGCGCTGGGGATGGCGTTCCGCGCGGCGGGCCACGGCTACCGCGTGCACCTCCTCCAGTTCATGAAGGGTGGCGCCGACAGCGTCGAGGACGTCCGCGGCGAGTACAACGCCATCGCGGCGCTGCCGGGGATCAGCTACGAGAACTCCGGCCACTACGGCTGGCACGGGATGGCCGACGGCTCCGACGAGACCGACCACGCCGCCCGCGCGGCCGCGGGGTTCGAACGCGCGCGAGAGCTGGTCGATGGGTGGAGCGAGGTCGACCTCACCGAGCCGCTGCCCCTCGACGGAGACCCCGAGGACGGCGCACACATGCTCGTGCTCGACGAGATGGTGTACGCCGCCAACCGCGAGCTGGTGGACCCCGACGACCTGCTTGAGTTGATCGAGTCGAAGCCCGACCCCCTCGAACTCGTGCTCACGGGCGGCCACGAGGAGCCCGAGTACCTGCGCGAGGCGTCCGACCTGATCACCAACGTCCGCAAGGTGAAGCACCCGTTCGACGACGGCCACCGCGCCCGCAAGGGTACCGAGTACTGA
- a CDS encoding mechanosensitive ion channel family protein yields MFIDTGGVVVAQIGVPEFLQTAVAETLAFLPRLIGAVVILLIGWLVGTGAARVIRVLADRVEVDRAVLATPLGTILGGTESAVSKAFGTLGKWFVYALAVLAAAKVLAIPLLSEWIQTAVSYLPAFVGGLLVIVLGFVVADFIGDAITRTEAATENEYTSWFATGTRLFLYFTAVVIGLSTMGVDTSILTVFAQAIAWGLAAAIAIGVGVAVGWGGHTYVQENIGRWAGQVSSATPRPRNKRREGEGAPATDDD; encoded by the coding sequence ATGTTCATCGACACTGGCGGTGTGGTCGTCGCCCAGATCGGGGTTCCCGAGTTCTTACAGACGGCAGTCGCAGAGACGCTCGCGTTCCTGCCGCGGCTGATCGGGGCGGTCGTCATCCTCCTCATCGGCTGGCTCGTGGGAACCGGCGCCGCGCGGGTGATCCGCGTGCTCGCCGACCGCGTCGAGGTCGATCGTGCGGTGCTGGCGACGCCGTTGGGGACGATCCTCGGCGGAACCGAGTCGGCCGTCTCGAAGGCGTTCGGGACGCTCGGCAAGTGGTTCGTCTACGCGTTGGCCGTGCTTGCGGCCGCGAAGGTGCTCGCGATCCCGCTGTTGTCCGAGTGGATCCAGACGGCGGTGTCGTACCTCCCGGCGTTCGTCGGCGGCCTGCTCGTGATCGTCCTCGGGTTCGTCGTCGCGGACTTCATCGGCGACGCGATCACCCGCACCGAGGCGGCGACCGAGAACGAGTACACCTCGTGGTTCGCCACGGGCACACGGCTGTTCCTGTACTTCACCGCCGTCGTGATCGGCCTGTCGACGATGGGCGTCGACACCAGCATCCTCACGGTGTTCGCCCAGGCGATCGCGTGGGGGCTCGCCGCGGCCATCGCCATCGGCGTCGGCGTCGCCGTCGGCTGGGGCGGCCACACCTACGTGCAGGAGAACATCGGTCGGTGGGCCGGCCAGGTGTCCTCGGCGACGCCCCGGCCCCGGAACAAGCGCCGGGAGGGTGAGGGCGCGCCCGCGACCGACGACGACTGA
- a CDS encoding aminotransferase class I/II-fold pyridoxal phosphate-dependent enzyme, which translates to MNFDTARGTPRTPHGSSDDPDVLDFSANTNPHIPEGTEAAYRDAFEAARTYPAEPPAAYRRAAAEYVGCDPEEVIPTPGGLAAIRLAIDLAVDPGDSVAVPYPSFGEYAREVRLQGGEPAFVPQAEMLETDPAAHALAIVCNPNNPTGNAYDDGDLRAFAADCRAAGTPLLVDEAFLGFTDRPSLAGESDVIVARSLTKLFGLPGIRAGFAVATGEWGEALANARRTWNLGAPALAVGAHCMRQAGFVAETRDRVAAERERMRETLADAGYGVHASDSPFLLLDVGERGVDAVVDGAADAGIAVRDARTFRGLDSHVRVAVRTPAENDRLLEVLRGL; encoded by the coding sequence ATGAACTTCGACACCGCGCGCGGCACCCCGCGCACGCCCCACGGCAGCAGCGACGACCCCGACGTGCTGGACTTCAGCGCGAACACGAACCCGCACATCCCCGAGGGGACGGAGGCGGCCTACCGCGACGCCTTCGAGGCGGCGCGGACGTACCCCGCGGAGCCGCCGGCGGCGTACCGCCGCGCGGCCGCCGAGTACGTCGGCTGCGACCCCGAGGAAGTGATTCCGACCCCCGGTGGTCTCGCGGCGATCCGGCTGGCGATCGACCTCGCCGTGGACCCGGGCGACTCGGTCGCGGTTCCGTATCCGAGCTTCGGGGAGTACGCCCGCGAGGTTCGCCTCCAGGGCGGTGAACCGGCGTTCGTCCCGCAGGCGGAGATGCTGGAGACGGATCCCGCAGCGCACGCGCTCGCGATCGTCTGCAACCCGAACAACCCGACCGGGAACGCCTACGACGACGGGGACCTCCGGGCGTTCGCGGCCGACTGTCGGGCGGCGGGGACGCCGCTGCTCGTCGACGAGGCGTTCCTCGGGTTCACCGACCGCCCGTCGCTCGCGGGCGAATCCGACGTGATCGTCGCCCGCTCGCTGACGAAGCTGTTCGGCCTGCCCGGCATCCGCGCGGGCTTCGCCGTCGCGACCGGCGAGTGGGGGGAGGCACTCGCGAACGCCCGCCGCACCTGGAACCTCGGGGCGCCCGCGCTCGCGGTCGGTGCCCACTGCATGCGACAGGCGGGCTTCGTCGCCGAGACGCGCGACCGGGTCGCCGCCGAGCGCGAGCGCATGCGCGAAACGCTCGCCGACGCGGGGTACGGGGTGCACGCCTCGGATTCGCCGTTCCTCCTGCTCGATGTCGGCGAGCGCGGGGTCGACGCGGTCGTCGACGGCGCCGCCGACGCGGGGATCGCGGTCCGCGACGCCCGGACGTTCCGGGGGCTCGACAGTCACGTCCGGGTGGCGGTCCGGACGCCCGCCGAGAACGACCGCCTGCTGGAGGTGCTGCGTGGGCTTTGA
- a CDS encoding NTP transferase domain-containing protein, with product MSGGRGTRLGAVGADTEKPLVEVAGEPMIDRVLAALSAGRVDRVHAVVSPNAPETAAYLRDRESDAFGDDSADDSDGDDAATAGVSVVDAPGEGYVADLGYALERVERPVLTVAADLPLLSAGDIDRAIDAAGDASLSVYVPVELKRELGVSVDEETTTTVGDRTVAPTGLNVVGDDDGEYGDETALVVEDERLAVNVNRPRDIRVAEALLRRRERTETTPDHGDKQ from the coding sequence ATGTCCGGCGGGCGGGGCACCCGCCTCGGGGCGGTGGGCGCCGACACGGAGAAGCCGCTGGTCGAGGTCGCCGGCGAACCGATGATCGACCGGGTGCTCGCGGCGCTCTCGGCCGGGCGCGTCGACCGCGTCCACGCGGTCGTCTCCCCGAACGCGCCCGAGACCGCGGCGTACCTCCGCGACCGCGAGAGCGACGCCTTCGGCGACGATAGTGCCGACGACAGCGACGGCGACGACGCCGCGACGGCCGGCGTTTCGGTCGTCGACGCCCCCGGCGAGGGCTACGTCGCCGACCTGGGTTACGCGCTGGAGCGGGTCGAGCGCCCGGTGCTCACGGTCGCCGCGGACCTCCCGTTGCTGTCGGCCGGGGACATCGACCGCGCGATCGACGCCGCCGGCGACGCGTCGCTGTCGGTGTACGTCCCCGTCGAGCTGAAGCGCGAGCTGGGCGTCAGCGTCGACGAGGAGACGACGACGACGGTGGGCGACCGAACGGTCGCGCCGACCGGATTGAACGTCGTCGGCGACGACGACGGGGAGTACGGCGACGAAACCGCCCTCGTCGTCGAAGACGAACGCCTCGCGGTGAACGTGAATCGGCCGCGGGACATCCGGGTCGCCGAGGCGCTGTTGCGGCGGCGCGAGCGAACCGAGACAACTCCCGATCACGGAGACAAGCAATGA
- a CDS encoding cobyric acid synthase, with protein sequence MDGSERASAEGGDDAVTLLVGGTASHVGKSTVVAGLCRRLADAGVSVAPFKAQNMSNNARAARTPDGEWGEIGVSQYVQSRAAGVTPTTDANPVLLKPRGEGESQLVIDGEAVGHFAAGTYYDEHWDRARTAALEAHGRLAAAHDVIVAEGAGSVAEINLHDRDLANVETARFADASILLLGDIERGGVFASLYGTLELMPADLRERVVGTVITKFRGDPAILEPGLEDLESRTRVPVLGVLPYDDPGLPEEDSVSLPADGERAVVGDDDGVDDAAAVTVAVPRFPRVSNFSDLEPLARTPGVRVAYVPLDDDLGDADAVVLPGTKNTVDDLLALRAAGFGDRLRTFDGPVVGVCGGYQMLGERVTNAAIEGTGDADEVAGIGLLPVETRFSTDKRVRETTVSVDGAGPLAGADGTVSGYEIHMGRTEPVDSDAVATPLEPGSAAVGDVVGTYLHDVFSADPVREAFVDAVFAHAGLTRPGGAADARDPYEAAADLVAELDLATLFGDAVSLDAGAIGDASAGSAVDPDR encoded by the coding sequence ATGGACGGGAGCGAGCGCGCGAGCGCGGAGGGCGGCGACGACGCCGTCACCCTCCTCGTCGGCGGCACCGCGAGCCACGTCGGCAAGAGCACCGTCGTGGCCGGGCTGTGTCGCCGCCTCGCCGACGCGGGTGTCTCGGTCGCGCCGTTCAAGGCCCAGAACATGAGCAACAACGCCCGCGCGGCGCGCACGCCCGACGGCGAGTGGGGCGAGATCGGCGTCTCCCAGTACGTGCAGTCGCGCGCGGCCGGGGTCACGCCGACGACGGACGCGAACCCCGTCCTGCTCAAACCCCGCGGGGAAGGCGAGAGCCAGCTCGTGATCGACGGCGAGGCGGTCGGGCACTTCGCGGCCGGCACGTACTACGACGAGCACTGGGATCGGGCGCGGACGGCCGCCCTCGAGGCCCACGGGCGACTCGCGGCCGCCCACGACGTGATCGTCGCCGAGGGCGCCGGCTCCGTCGCGGAGATCAACCTCCACGACCGCGACCTCGCGAACGTCGAGACCGCCCGCTTCGCGGACGCGTCGATCCTCCTGTTGGGCGACATCGAACGCGGCGGCGTGTTCGCCAGCCTCTACGGGACGCTGGAGCTCATGCCCGCGGACCTCCGCGAGCGCGTCGTCGGGACCGTGATCACGAAGTTCCGCGGCGACCCCGCGATCCTCGAACCCGGGCTGGAGGACCTCGAATCGCGCACCCGCGTCCCGGTGCTCGGAGTGCTCCCGTACGACGACCCCGGGCTCCCCGAGGAGGACAGCGTGTCGCTGCCCGCCGACGGCGAGCGGGCGGTCGTCGGCGACGACGACGGCGTCGACGACGCGGCCGCGGTGACCGTCGCGGTGCCGCGGTTCCCGCGCGTCTCCAACTTCTCGGACCTGGAGCCGCTGGCGCGCACGCCCGGCGTTCGAGTCGCGTACGTCCCCCTCGACGACGACCTCGGGGACGCCGACGCGGTGGTGCTGCCGGGCACCAAGAACACGGTCGACGACCTGCTGGCGCTGCGGGCGGCGGGCTTCGGCGACCGCCTCCGGACGTTCGACGGGCCCGTCGTCGGCGTCTGTGGCGGCTACCAGATGCTCGGCGAGCGCGTCACGAACGCCGCGATCGAGGGGACCGGCGACGCCGACGAGGTCGCCGGGATCGGGCTGCTCCCGGTGGAGACGCGCTTCTCGACGGACAAGCGGGTCCGGGAGACGACCGTCTCCGTCGACGGCGCCGGTCCGCTCGCGGGGGCCGACGGGACGGTGTCGGGGTACGAGATCCACATGGGACGGACTGAACCGGTCGACTCGGACGCCGTCGCGACGCCGCTGGAGCCGGGGAGCGCGGCCGTCGGCGACGTGGTCGGGACGTACCTCCACGACGTGTTCTCCGCCGACCCCGTCCGGGAGGCGTTCGTCGACGCCGTCTTCGCGCACGCGGGCCTGACGCGCCCCGGTGGGGCGGCCGACGCCCGCGATCCCTACGAGGCGGCCGCCGACCTCGTCGCCGAGTTGGACCTCGCGACGCTGTTCGGCGACGCGGTGTCCCTCGACGCCGGGGCGATCGGGGACGCGTCAGCGGGCTCGGCGGTCGACCCGGACCGGTAG
- the dph5 gene encoding diphthine synthase, whose amino-acid sequence MLTFIGLGLWDERSVTVEGREALRAADRVFAEFYTSRLAGTTVEALADHHGVDIEVRDRAGVEQDPTPILDAAAEEDVAFLTAGDTMISTTHVDLRVRAAERGIDTRVIHGVTAQSAASSLTGLQNYRFGKAVTLPFEYAHGADGTPQSVIEGIEANRERGLHTLVYLDIKVAGSSPAGPAEGEPDEYMTADHAAAALARDWDEDAIGVAVARAGSPEPVVAADTLAALGERDFGDPLHMLVIPGELHHLEAEALAALAGCPRDVLPAVE is encoded by the coding sequence ATGCTCACCTTCATCGGCCTCGGCCTCTGGGACGAGCGCTCGGTCACCGTCGAGGGACGCGAGGCGCTGCGGGCGGCCGACCGCGTGTTTGCGGAGTTCTACACCAGCCGCCTCGCGGGCACCACCGTCGAGGCGCTGGCGGATCACCACGGCGTCGACATCGAGGTCCGCGACCGCGCCGGCGTCGAGCAGGACCCGACGCCGATCCTCGATGCGGCCGCCGAGGAGGACGTGGCGTTTCTCACCGCCGGCGACACGATGATCTCGACGACGCACGTCGACCTCCGGGTGCGCGCGGCCGAGCGCGGCATCGACACCCGGGTGATCCACGGCGTCACCGCCCAGTCGGCCGCCTCCTCGCTGACGGGGCTGCAGAACTACCGCTTCGGCAAGGCCGTGACGCTCCCGTTCGAGTACGCCCACGGGGCGGACGGAACCCCGCAGTCCGTGATCGAGGGGATCGAGGCGAACCGCGAGCGCGGGCTCCACACGCTGGTGTATCTGGACATCAAGGTCGCGGGGTCGTCTCCGGCTGGGCCCGCCGAGGGCGAACCCGACGAGTACATGACCGCCGACCACGCCGCCGCGGCCTTAGCGCGCGACTGGGACGAGGACGCCATCGGAGTGGCCGTCGCGCGAGCGGGCAGCCCGGAGCCGGTCGTCGCCGCCGATACGCTCGCGGCGCTCGGCGAGCGCGACTTCGGCGACCCGCTGCACATGCTCGTGATCCCCGGTGAGTTGCACCACCTGGAGGCGGAGGCGCTCGCGGCGTTGGCCGGGTGTCCCCGGGACGTGTTGCCGGCGGTCGAGTAG
- a CDS encoding class I SAM-dependent methyltransferase, with protein MTTPCVRAPVREGEATRAALAERDLLDGDREIAVEDGEIFVPVVDAAAAREAGYEVVDRETAERDGPTPPAEVLGFEPSYERLGDIVILDEDDPDRARRIADAIVESDVPCETVVNRASKVAGEYRVREWDVLHGDSTETVHREYGHEFALDVAEVYFSPRLATERHRVVEQVEAGERVVDMFAGVGPFAVPMAARGAEVLACDVNPAAIRYLRENAERNGVADRITALEGDVRETTADYDGWADRIVMNLPHSADEFLDTAVRLAGDDCVLHLYDMAHEDDPFGPGERAIRAVAERAGYEVEVLTRREVRSYAPHELNVCLDVRIRRT; from the coding sequence ATGACCACGCCGTGCGTCCGCGCGCCCGTTCGGGAGGGCGAGGCGACGAGGGCGGCGCTCGCCGAGCGCGACCTGCTCGACGGCGACCGCGAGATCGCCGTCGAGGACGGCGAGATCTTCGTCCCCGTCGTCGACGCCGCCGCCGCCCGCGAGGCGGGCTACGAGGTCGTCGACCGCGAGACCGCCGAACGCGACGGCCCGACGCCGCCCGCGGAGGTGCTCGGGTTCGAGCCGTCCTACGAGCGCCTCGGCGACATCGTCATCCTCGACGAGGACGACCCCGACCGCGCACGGCGGATCGCAGACGCGATCGTCGAGTCGGACGTGCCCTGCGAGACGGTGGTGAACCGCGCCTCGAAGGTCGCCGGCGAGTACCGCGTCCGCGAGTGGGACGTGCTCCACGGCGACAGCACCGAGACGGTCCACCGCGAGTACGGCCACGAGTTCGCCCTCGACGTCGCCGAGGTGTACTTCTCCCCCCGCCTCGCCACCGAGCGGCACCGCGTCGTCGAGCAGGTCGAGGCCGGCGAGCGCGTCGTCGACATGTTCGCGGGCGTCGGCCCCTTCGCGGTGCCGATGGCCGCCCGCGGCGCCGAGGTGCTCGCCTGCGACGTGAACCCCGCGGCGATCCGCTACCTGCGCGAGAACGCCGAGCGCAACGGCGTCGCCGACCGCATCACCGCGCTGGAGGGCGACGTTCGCGAGACGACCGCCGACTACGACGGCTGGGCCGACCGGATCGTGATGAACCTCCCGCACAGCGCCGACGAGTTCCTCGACACCGCGGTGCGGCTCGCGGGAGACGACTGCGTGCTCCACCTGTACGACATGGCCCACGAGGACGACCCGTTCGGGCCGGGCGAGCGCGCGATCCGGGCGGTCGCCGAGCGCGCGGGCTACGAGGTCGAGGTGCTGACGCGTCGGGAAGTACGGTCGTACGCGCCGCACGAACTGAACGTCTGTCTCGACGTGCGGATCCGGCGGACCTGA
- the cobS gene encoding adenosylcobinamide-GDP ribazoletransferase — MAVNALAALRGALGFLSRVPVGHSDASWEAFRRTPTAIPAAGYPIGALLALPLATIAVAPARGAAVPTETVAVAFVAWLYAVTGITHLDGVADLGDAAVVHGDADRRREVLKDSSLGVGGALALGLVVLGLASVALLLADLARFAPVAAVGLVVAAEVAAKAATATVVCLGDAAHEGLGSALTAESGPRSLLGVGVVAAPVTLVGWPALLPGIAILAAAGVVAAAALWWARSRLGGVSGDVLGATNEIARVVGIHVGVIAWTLS; from the coding sequence GTGGCTGTGAACGCGCTCGCGGCCCTGCGTGGCGCGCTCGGCTTCCTCTCACGGGTTCCGGTCGGTCACAGCGACGCCTCGTGGGAGGCGTTCCGCCGAACGCCGACGGCGATCCCGGCCGCCGGCTACCCGATCGGCGCGCTGCTGGCGCTTCCGTTGGCGACGATCGCCGTCGCGCCCGCCCGGGGCGCCGCCGTCCCGACGGAAACGGTCGCGGTTGCGTTCGTCGCGTGGCTGTACGCGGTCACCGGGATCACCCACCTCGACGGCGTCGCGGACCTGGGCGACGCCGCGGTCGTCCACGGCGACGCCGACCGCCGCCGCGAGGTGCTGAAGGACAGCTCCCTCGGCGTCGGCGGCGCGCTGGCGCTGGGGCTGGTCGTCCTCGGACTCGCCTCGGTGGCCCTGCTGCTTGCCGATCTCGCTCGGTTCGCCCCCGTCGCCGCCGTCGGCCTCGTGGTCGCCGCCGAGGTGGCCGCGAAGGCGGCGACGGCGACGGTGGTGTGTCTCGGCGACGCCGCCCACGAGGGGCTCGGGTCCGCGCTGACCGCCGAGTCCGGCCCCCGCTCGCTGCTCGGTGTCGGTGTCGTCGCCGCGCCCGTCACGCTCGTCGGGTGGCCGGCGCTCCTGCCGGGGATCGCGATCCTCGCCGCCGCCGGCGTCGTCGCCGCCGCGGCGCTGTGGTGGGCGCGGAGCCGCCTCGGCGGCGTCAGCGGCGACGTGCTCGGCGCGACGAACGAGATCGCCCGCGTCGTCGGGATCCACGTGGGGGTGATCGCGTGGACGCTCTCGTGA